In Phlebotomus papatasi isolate M1 chromosome 1, Ppap_2.1, whole genome shotgun sequence, the following proteins share a genomic window:
- the LOC129810455 gene encoding conserved oligomeric Golgi complex subunit 2, translating to MFKNSELFTLPAGPPELCFDKNEFTKKTFSVDDFLQEHRNAGSLEEIRDDLGVYLKVLRSAMIELINEDYADFVNLSANLIGLDQSIEGIQIPLRHLQQEIEGVRSILGDNMNELSECLRQKQQLRNMKKSLKSLGRVNESLEKLSEMLEVNDDSSIRPEMLERAAQEFVQMQFNINCCEKYLNEDIKERIDGLREKIFRQSRDYFLSVLEDRNRQGLEQSLRIYYTLEGCSVAEDIFRKEIVASSMDRVISESSLQNSVQGLTGIYNRIFEFVSIQMKDLLQLTQGRNVAQIKGYDFFLNSFWVEVERRLETHMASIFAPGNPDAFYVKYRATLQFLAQLESILATPEAIDQFRNHAQYKSFQIRWNLPVYFQIRFQEIGGAVEGSCSRQISSGLLSKSGDIQMVPFVTALSCISQCWSDAIYLPQLFHRFWKLSLQILARLCTWTDEVLAVKKWNAAEANIKRIDFLVFLLTDCIKLLGKMPGLLQMATGKIPQELKEHSGDLKKCLDDTKEALKSRIESVENAVLSELTAESEQYIRQITDIPRLYRKTNRDIPSKACSYVSQLLAPSLAFKKRYMHEINERMNNYLQRLYSRLTEQFYSQVSEVLTSVQKTEESLRRLKNLREKSSNANVTSTERSGMSDDDKIRLQLQVDVIYWVAEIEKLGLKRNQIDKLPELIRLVEESTKIRMEE from the exons ATGTTCAAAAATAGTGAATTATTTACCCTTCCTGCTGGACCACCTGAGCTCTGCTTCGACAAGAATGAATTCACAAAG AAAACATTCTCTGTGGATGACTTCCTGCAAGAACACCGCAATGCCGGGAGTCTCGAGGAGATTCGGGATGATTTGGGAGTATACCTGAAGGTCTTACGGTCAGCTATGATAGAATTAATCAATGAGGACTATGCGGATTTTGTCAATTTGTCTGCTAACTTAATTGGACTGGATCAATCAATTGAGGGCATCCAGATACCTCTGAGGCATCTACAGCAGGAAATTGAAGGGGTCAGGAGTAttttgggagacaatatgaatGAATTGTCTGAGTGTTTGAGGCAGAAGCAACAGCTGAGGAATATGAAGAAGAGCCTTAAGAGTTTGGGAAGGGTCAATGAGTCACTTGAGAAATTATCTGAGATGCTGGAAGTGAATGATGATAGCTCAATACGGCCTGAAATGCTTGAGAGAGCAGCCCAGGAGTTTGTTCAGATGCAATTTAACATAAACTGCTGTGAAAAATATCTGAATGAAGACATTAAGGAGAGAATAGATGGTCTGCGAGAAAAAATCTTCAGACAATCTCGAGATTACTTCCTTTCAGTCCTAGAGGATCGTAATCGTCAGGGATTGGAACAGAGCCTGAGAATCTACTACACTTTAGAGGGATGTTCTGTGGCTGAGGATATTTTTCGGAAGGAAATTGTGGCCAGTAGTATGGACAGAGTAATCTCCGAATCATCCCTGCAGAACTCTGTCCAAGGATTGACGGGAATTTACAATAGAATATTCGAATTTGTTTCCATTCAAATGAAAGATTTACTGCAATTGACACAGGGCAGGAATGTGGCTCAGATCAAGGGATACGATTTCTTTCTCAATAGTTTCTGGGTGGAAGTTGAACGACGTTTGGAGACGCATATGGCATCAATTTTTGCTCCTGGAAATCCTGAtgcattttatgtaaaatacaGAGCCACATTGCAATTTCTTGCACAACTCGAGAGTATTCTTGCGACCCCAGAGGCCATTGATCAATTTAGGAATCACGCGCAGTACAAGAGTTTCCAAATACGATGGAACTTACCAGTATACTTCCAAATACGCTTCCAGGAAATTGGTGGAGCAGTAGAAGGATCTTGCAGTCGTCAGATCTCCAGTGGATTGCTGTCCAAGTCCGGAGACATTCAGATGGTGCCTTTTGTCACGGCTCTCTCGTGTATTTCACAATGTTGGTCAGATGCAATTTACCTGCCGCAGCTATTCCATCGTTTCTGGAAACTCTCCCTGCAGATCCTCGCACGGCTCTGTACATGGACCGATGAAGTGTTGGCTGTAAAGAAATGGAATGCAGCAGAAGCGAATATCAAGCGAATTGATTTTCTGGTGTTTCTCCTGACAGATTGCATCAAATTGCTGGGAAAAATGCCTGGGCTCCTGCAAATGGCCACAGGAAAGATTCCACAGGAGCTCAAAGAGCACAGTGGTGATCTCAAAAAGTGCCTAGATGACACCAAAGAAGCCCTCAAGAGTAGGATTGAGTCCGTGGAGAATGCTGTCCTGTCGGAACTCACTGCAGAGAGTGAACAATACATCCGTCAGATCACAGATATTCCTCGACTCTACCGAAAGACCAATAGGGATATCCCTTCTAAGGCCTGTTCCTACGTGTCACAACTTCTAGCACCATCACTGGCATTCAAAAAGCGCTACATGCACGAGATCAACGAACGTATGAATAATTACCTACAGCGTCTGTATTCCAGGCTAACTGAACA ATTCTACTCGCAAGTGAGTGAAGTATTAACGTCTGTGCAGAAAACGGAGGAGTCACTGAGACGACTTAAGAATCTCCGGGAGAAATCATCAAATGCCAATGTGACGTCAACAGAGCGCTCAGGCATGTCAGACGATGACAAAATTCGCCTCCAACTGCAAGTTGATGTGATCTACTGGGTGGCTGAAATTGAGAAGCTCGGCCTCAAGAGAAATCAAATTGATAAACTTCCCGAGTTGATACGCCTCGTGGAGGAATCTACCAAGATTCGCATGGAAGAGTGA
- the LOC129810456 gene encoding WD and tetratricopeptide repeats protein 1 yields the protein MKRKYGNGKVVNAAILLSDRTNFDLESTVRQKLQTAPQFIKRLELETELKGHNGCVNCLEWSDNGKLLASASDDFHVMIWDGFSHKRVADVVTPHQGNIFSVKFMPKSGNSTVVTGAADGKIYVFDLNRSDSPTWSCRCHSRRVKRLATAPETPFVFWSAAEDGDVLEFDLREPHKCMSNECKVSLVCLKNFISSSNLVSNVVASPAQAKCIAVNPRRPELIAVGANDCYARMYDRRMMKLSTLWTANEERINSTSDRDTVPKNCVTYFCPGHLRKQYDKRYKAITYLTFSPDGKELLVNMGAEQIYLYDINNAKEPVFLDLPPLHDREIVNSEAIRRKLPEDVEADQKLGTDFLENEKYIEAIYQYTKAIQKAPKCAFLYLNRAIALVRRNWCGDTYAGLRDCHTALWLDPTYLKAHFRLARALLALNYVSEAAQCLAELKLRFPEYAKSYGVQMLEQDIERAVKHPNTASTQDSPDIFDLSENEIFWRTSAKDYKDRFMGHCNTTTDIKEANFFGNDSNHIIAGSDDGNFFIWERSTNSISEVFSGDTNIVNCVQPHPSICLLATSGIDHSIKLWSPQPEENFESKHRVEYTEKAMKRNQMRMYEDPFDFNDINPPLCAPS from the exons ATGAAGCGCAAATACGGGAATGGAAAGGTGGTCAATGCAGCTATTCTGTTAAGCGACAGGACTAATTTTGATTTGGAGTCTACTGTGAGACAGAAACTACAGACAGCTCCTCAATTTATTAAACGATTGGAGCTGGAGACAGAACTTAAGGGCCACAATGGATGCGTCAATTGTCTTGAATGGAGTGATAATGGAAA ACTCCTAGCATCAGCTTCTGATGACTTTCATGTGATGATCTGGGATGGCTTCTCACACAAGAGAGTGGCTGATGTGGTTACTCCACATCAGGGTAATATTTTCTCTGTGAAGTTCATGCCCAAAAGTGGCAATTCTACTGTTGTCACGGGAGCAGCTGATGGGAAGATCTATGTGTTTGATCTCAATCGATCAGACAGTCCTACTTGGTCGTGCCGCTGCCACAGCAGGAGGGTCAAAAGATTGGCCACAGCACCTGAGACCCCATTTGTCTTCTGGTCAGCTGCTGAAGATGGAGATGTTCT GGAATTTGATCTGCGAGAACCGCACAAATGCATGTCTAATGAGTGCAAAGTCTCCCTGGTCTGCTTGAAAAATTTCATCTCATCTTCGAATCTAGTCTCAAATGTCGTGGCAAGTCCAGCTCAGGCCAAGTGTATTGCTGTAAATCCACGCCGGCCGGAATTGATTGCAGTGGGAGCTAATGATTGCTATGCTCGCATGTACGATCGGCGCATGATGAAGTTGAGTACGTTGTGGACGGCAAATGAGGAGAGGATCAATAGTACCTCTGACAGAGATACCGTTCCGAAGAACTGTGTCACATATTTCTGTCCAGGTCATTTGAGGAAGCAATACGATAAACGCTACAAAGCCATCACTTACTTGACGTTTAGCCCGGATGGAAAGGAATTATTGGTCAATATGGGGGCTgaacaaatttatttgtatGACATTAATAATGCTAAAGAGCCTGTGTTTCTGGATCTGCCGCCGTTGCATGATAGAGAAATTGTCAATAGTGAAGCCATTAGACGGAAGTTGCCTGAGGATGTGGAGGCAGATCAAAAGTTGGGAACGGATTTTCTCGAAAATGAGAAGTACATTGAGGCCATTTACCAGTACACCAAGGCCATCCAGAAGGCACCAAAGTGTGCATTTCTCTATCTCAACAGAGCCATTGCTTTGGTACGTCGCAATTGGTGTGGAGATACTTATGCTGGACTCAGGGATTGTCATACAGCTCTCTGGCTCGATCCTACATACCTAAAGGCACATTTTCGCCTAGCCAGGGCCCTTCTGGCACTGAATTATGTCTCTGAAGCGGCTCAGTGTTTGGCCGAGCTGAAGCTTCGGTTTCCAGAATATGCTAAAAGCTACGGAGTTCAAATGCTGGAGCAAGATATTGAGCGGGCTGTTAAA CATCCCAACACAGCATCAACTCAAGATAGTCCAGATATTTTCGACTTGTCCGAGAATGAAATT TTTTGGCGGACTTCGGCAAAGGACTACAAGGATCGCTTTATGGGTCACTGCAATACAACGACAGACATCAAAGAGGCAAACTTTTTTGGGAATGATTCCAATCATATAATTGCTGGATCTGACGATGGGAATTTTTTCATCTGGGAACGATCAACTAATTCCATCTCTGAGGTTTTCAGTGGCGATACAAATATCGTCAACTGTGTTCAGCCACATCCATCAATTTGCCTCCTGGCCACAAGTGGCATTGACCACAGTATCAAGCTTTGGAGTCCACAGCCTGAGGAGAATTTTGAGTCGAAGCATCGGGTGGAGTACACGGAGAAGGCGATGAAAAGGAATCAGATGCGAATGTATGAGGATCCGTTCGATTTTAATGACATCAATCCACCACTCTGTGCACCCAGCTAA